One Gordonia sp. SID5947 genomic region harbors:
- a CDS encoding maleylpyruvate isomerase family mycothiol-dependent enzyme has product MAAKTSLPMTPVVAALTAEWATLDALATGLSDDQWAAPSVLPGWSVADVVAHVIGTESMLAGREVDARRDVAALEHVRNPIGELNERWLDHFRGSPRGEVMAAYRDIIAVRTDMLSRMTQAEFDDDSFTPAGPDSYGRFMRIRVFDCWMHEIDIRDSTDGSAPVDPVPAELALDEIAASMPFVVGKRAATPKGTSVLMRIGGVVSRSIRIEVGDRAAAVDEFDGGDGSADVVLSLDARDLARLAGGRRTADHGRVVIDGDRALGTAILDNLDYVI; this is encoded by the coding sequence ATGGCTGCCAAGACATCACTGCCCATGACACCCGTTGTCGCCGCGTTGACCGCCGAATGGGCGACGCTCGATGCGTTGGCGACCGGGCTCTCCGACGATCAGTGGGCGGCACCCTCGGTGCTGCCGGGCTGGTCGGTCGCCGACGTCGTCGCACACGTCATCGGCACCGAGAGCATGCTCGCCGGACGTGAGGTCGACGCGCGCCGTGACGTCGCCGCGCTCGAGCACGTCCGTAACCCGATCGGCGAACTCAACGAGCGGTGGCTCGACCATTTCCGCGGTTCGCCGCGAGGTGAGGTGATGGCCGCCTACCGCGACATCATCGCGGTTCGGACGGACATGCTGAGCCGGATGACGCAGGCGGAGTTCGATGACGACTCGTTCACTCCGGCCGGGCCGGACAGCTACGGCAGATTCATGCGAATCCGGGTGTTCGACTGCTGGATGCACGAGATCGACATCCGCGACAGCACCGACGGTTCGGCCCCGGTCGATCCCGTGCCTGCGGAGCTCGCACTGGACGAGATCGCCGCATCGATGCCGTTCGTGGTGGGCAAGCGGGCCGCCACCCCGAAAGGAACGTCGGTGCTGATGCGGATCGGCGGGGTGGTATCGCGATCGATACGCATCGAGGTGGGTGATCGCGCGGCGGCAGTCGACGAGTTCGACGGTGGCGACGGGTCCGCGGACGTGGTGCTCTCCCTCGACGCGCGCGACCTCGCGCGACTGGCGGGCGGACGTCGCACCGCCGACCACGGCCGAGTGGTGATCGACGGTGACCGGGCGCTCGGCACCGCGATCCTGGACAACCTCGACTACGTCATCTGA
- a CDS encoding family 1 glycosylhydrolase, with the protein MPIADSPPARRPRLAMVMTMVAATVVAVACPAVPAVGAPATGAPALAPLPRDFAWGVASSGFQSEGSSPDSNWRRYVASGATHDRVGTSVDFRHRFRDDIRLAKALGVKVYRVGVEWARVEPRPGVVDRHELAYYDSMIAAIVAAGMRPMITLDHWVYPGWVADRGGWADPRTPTLWLRNARRVVDRYSRYRPIWITVNEPATYVMNELKTGSISAPEVPAMVDRLVRVHRAIYRYIHRRDDAAMVSSNVAYIPTVEPVLDTQFVDRVADALDFIGIDYYYSISPANTGAWHAITDESWLAPVSADGLYYALRHYSRRYPTKPLYVVESGMPTRDGTARADGYRRGDHLRDLVYWLQRARGDGMNVVGYNYWSLTDNYEWGSYTPRFGLYTVDVMSDPTLTRRPTDAVAAYRRITAGNGVPRSYRPTRPAEYCSLVAAPSSCVEPVR; encoded by the coding sequence GTGCCCATCGCCGACAGCCCACCGGCTCGCCGTCCCCGTCTGGCCATGGTGATGACGATGGTGGCCGCCACCGTCGTCGCGGTCGCCTGCCCCGCGGTCCCCGCCGTCGGCGCGCCCGCGACCGGGGCACCGGCCCTCGCGCCGTTGCCCCGTGACTTCGCCTGGGGTGTCGCGTCATCCGGATTCCAGAGCGAGGGGTCCTCACCGGACAGCAATTGGCGTCGCTACGTCGCGTCGGGTGCGACCCACGATCGGGTCGGTACCTCGGTGGACTTCCGGCACCGGTTTCGGGACGACATCCGGCTCGCGAAGGCGCTCGGGGTGAAGGTGTACCGGGTCGGCGTGGAATGGGCGCGGGTCGAGCCCCGCCCCGGGGTGGTCGACCGTCACGAACTCGCCTACTACGACTCGATGATCGCCGCCATCGTCGCCGCGGGGATGCGGCCGATGATCACGCTCGACCACTGGGTGTATCCGGGGTGGGTGGCCGACCGCGGTGGTTGGGCAGATCCCCGGACCCCGACGCTCTGGCTGCGTAACGCGCGCCGAGTGGTCGACCGGTACAGCCGCTATCGCCCGATCTGGATCACCGTCAACGAACCCGCCACGTACGTGATGAACGAACTCAAGACGGGTTCGATCTCGGCGCCCGAGGTCCCGGCGATGGTCGATCGTCTCGTCCGCGTGCACCGTGCGATCTACCGCTACATCCACCGGCGGGATGACGCCGCGATGGTGTCGTCGAACGTGGCCTACATCCCGACGGTCGAACCCGTCCTCGACACCCAGTTCGTCGATCGTGTCGCCGACGCACTCGACTTCATCGGCATCGACTATTACTACTCGATCTCACCCGCGAACACCGGTGCCTGGCACGCCATCACCGATGAGAGCTGGCTGGCGCCCGTGTCGGCCGACGGCCTGTACTACGCCCTGCGGCACTACAGCCGTCGATATCCCACCAAGCCGCTCTACGTGGTCGAATCCGGCATGCCCACCCGCGACGGCACGGCACGCGCGGACGGCTATCGCCGTGGCGATCATCTTCGCGACCTCGTGTACTGGCTCCAGCGGGCCCGAGGAGACGGCATGAACGTTGTCGGGTACAACTATTGGAGTCTGACCGACAACTATGAATGGGGAAGCTACACACCGAGATTCGGACTGTACACGGTGGACGTGATGTCGGACCCGACATTGACCCGGCGACCGACCGATGCGGTGGCCGCCTACCGTCGGATCACCGCCGGCAACGGCGTGCCCAGGAGTTATCGGCCCACCCGGCCGGCCGAGTACTGTTCGCTCGTCGCGGCACCGTCGAGCTGCGTCGAACCTGTTCGCTGA
- a CDS encoding PHB depolymerase family esterase translates to MECPRRRRVDRRDGRGVAPGAAGEVSAAPADPRPAAGCASLRAGDTLTRSVAVGGVRRTYRIHVPTTYTGRQPMPLVIAFHGRAERAATFERYTGLSTLPALLVYPEGLPGTDNRTAWEGAPYASPRADDIAFTRAILRTLRTGTCIDRSRSYAVGRSNGGGLVAMLACQMPREFTAFATISAAIYSRTVQGCGHAPPVSLVDFHGTADGVIHYGGGVRFRAHYLSTPAWLRTWTARARCLDTALTIPMNSVVDRVSWPYCAPTGHAIVHYRIRGGTHRWPGPMGSSALGSVGGTVSATQLIWQFFVTHPLLGSS, encoded by the coding sequence ATGGAGTGCCCTCGCCGTCGTCGTGTCGATCGTCGCGACGGGCGCGGTGTGGCTCCCGGGGCGGCGGGCGAGGTCTCGGCGGCACCGGCCGATCCGCGTCCCGCGGCCGGGTGCGCTTCCCTCAGAGCGGGCGACACCCTCACCCGATCGGTCGCCGTCGGCGGCGTGCGACGTACGTATCGAATTCACGTACCGACGACCTACACCGGCCGGCAACCGATGCCGTTGGTCATCGCCTTCCACGGCCGTGCCGAGCGTGCCGCGACATTCGAGCGCTATACCGGTCTGTCCACACTGCCCGCGCTGCTCGTGTACCCCGAAGGCCTGCCCGGTACCGACAACCGCACCGCGTGGGAAGGTGCGCCGTACGCGTCCCCGCGGGCCGACGACATCGCGTTCACCCGCGCCATCCTTCGCACGTTACGGACCGGCACCTGCATCGACCGGAGTCGCAGCTATGCGGTCGGACGATCCAACGGCGGTGGACTGGTGGCCATGCTGGCCTGCCAGATGCCTCGGGAGTTCACCGCATTCGCGACGATCAGTGCGGCGATCTACTCGCGCACCGTCCAGGGATGTGGCCATGCCCCGCCGGTCTCACTGGTCGACTTCCACGGCACCGCCGACGGCGTGATCCACTACGGCGGCGGCGTCAGATTTCGCGCGCACTATCTCTCCACTCCCGCCTGGTTGCGAACGTGGACCGCGCGCGCCCGCTGCCTCGACACCGCGCTGACGATCCCGATGAATTCCGTGGTCGACCGCGTTTCCTGGCCGTACTGCGCGCCGACGGGACACGCGATCGTGCACTACCGCATCCGCGGCGGAACCCACCGATGGCCGGGTCCGATGGGCTCGTCCGCCCTCGGCAGTGTCGGCGGGAC